A part of Haloarchaeobius sp. HME9146 genomic DNA contains:
- a CDS encoding SipW-dependent-type signal peptide-containing protein, with product MTPEECSRRRVLQLAGVLGAAGLAGGAATHALLSSRESFPGNTLQASSFDLRVACKRDDGFTVPAQDSDAFPTRWANSADMHVPLALTPGETRTMTVALRATEPVETALRITGGSDDSAGELRLWRDEDGDTRWEDTDAAIQTNPSPVVLDELPVDLGLGVCGGTPRRIGLEWAVPPDARATEYSLRLEFITRQCQD from the coding sequence ATGACACCGGAGGAGTGCTCGCGTCGTCGGGTCCTGCAGCTGGCGGGAGTGCTCGGTGCGGCCGGACTCGCCGGTGGAGCCGCGACCCACGCGCTCCTCTCGTCTCGAGAATCGTTTCCGGGGAACACGCTCCAGGCCAGCTCGTTCGACCTCCGGGTCGCATGCAAGCGGGACGACGGGTTCACCGTCCCGGCCCAGGACAGCGACGCCTTCCCGACGAGGTGGGCCAACTCGGCGGACATGCACGTCCCGCTGGCGCTGACACCCGGTGAGACCCGAACGATGACGGTCGCGCTGCGGGCCACGGAGCCGGTCGAGACCGCGCTCCGAATCACGGGGGGTTCGGACGATTCGGCCGGAGAACTGCGGCTCTGGCGGGACGAGGACGGCGACACCCGATGGGAGGACACCGACGCCGCCATCCAGACGAATCCGTCTCCGGTGGTCCTCGACGAACTCCCGGTCGACCTCGGGCTGGGGGTGTGTGGTGGGACGCCGCGGCGAATCGGGCTGGAGTGGGCCGTACCGCCGGACGCACGGGCGACCGAGTACTCGCTACGACTCGAATTCATCACAAGACAATGTCAAGATTGA
- a CDS encoding SipW-dependent-type signal peptide-containing protein: MSDDAFELSRRTVLAALGTTGVASVGAGFGTSAYFSDRETFDGNRLVAGELDLLVDWTEHYIDGRGDETGVEATRDDPDDDSYTPVPTADYPQLWVADKDAFMTETAVESFPDTDQKGTADDGVQDEIPSSSECRYMKQFLRQNGEWVSPLASPGRTTGDVHGQTTDVTVGDAEASDPLIDLTDVKPGDFGEVTFSLHLCDNPGYVWMNGSLDDELTSENGVNEAEADDPDEDQYADGSLKDSADSTKTVELLEALRAVMWYDFGTDEDGDGYPWEGPYSGDDAEGDNVQQSGEPNLIAQGSLKAVLRAFESGTHGIALDANPMASSSSTQVQPADGGNGDPGNTDFTATRYEKPQEGIVECADIHGEWLTVMKVEEENLPNGGDSETFNTSAGRIRIKGIGSDGTQPMQLAFDSSFPVTGVLVKGGQDSLSWTPDGQTFSSGTSGYHYDFADETTTDAWDSTDVALHAPTGKNGNRRAISNVQFCILPDDSGSGNGDPERDCFVASTTASIGFAWWLPVDHANEIQSDTVGFDLGFYTEQCRHNDGAGQQPEGGSSP; this comes from the coding sequence ATGTCAGACGACGCGTTCGAACTCTCACGACGGACGGTGCTCGCAGCGCTCGGGACGACAGGGGTGGCCTCGGTCGGAGCTGGATTCGGAACCAGTGCGTACTTCAGCGACAGGGAGACGTTCGACGGCAACCGGCTGGTGGCCGGCGAACTCGACCTGCTCGTCGACTGGACGGAGCACTACATCGACGGCCGGGGCGACGAGACGGGGGTCGAGGCCACGCGAGACGACCCCGATGACGACAGCTACACGCCCGTTCCGACCGCCGACTATCCACAGCTCTGGGTGGCCGACAAGGACGCGTTCATGACGGAGACGGCGGTCGAGTCGTTTCCCGACACCGACCAGAAGGGGACCGCCGACGACGGGGTGCAGGACGAGATACCGTCCAGCAGCGAGTGCCGCTACATGAAACAGTTCCTCAGGCAGAACGGGGAGTGGGTCTCCCCGCTGGCGTCTCCGGGTCGGACCACCGGCGACGTCCACGGGCAGACGACGGACGTCACGGTCGGGGACGCGGAGGCCTCTGACCCACTCATCGACCTGACCGACGTCAAGCCAGGGGACTTCGGCGAGGTCACGTTCAGTCTCCACCTCTGTGACAATCCTGGCTACGTCTGGATGAACGGCTCGCTCGACGACGAGCTCACCAGCGAGAACGGGGTCAACGAGGCCGAAGCCGACGACCCCGACGAGGACCAGTACGCCGACGGGTCCCTGAAGGATTCGGCCGATTCGACGAAGACGGTCGAACTCCTGGAGGCGCTCCGGGCGGTCATGTGGTACGACTTCGGGACCGACGAGGACGGCGACGGGTACCCCTGGGAGGGGCCGTACAGCGGCGACGACGCCGAAGGAGACAACGTCCAGCAGTCGGGAGAACCGAACCTCATCGCACAGGGGTCGCTGAAGGCCGTCCTGCGCGCGTTCGAGTCGGGGACCCACGGCATCGCACTCGACGCGAACCCGATGGCGAGCAGTTCGAGCACGCAGGTCCAGCCGGCCGACGGGGGCAACGGCGACCCCGGGAACACGGATTTCACCGCCACGCGCTACGAGAAGCCCCAGGAGGGCATCGTCGAGTGCGCCGACATCCACGGCGAGTGGCTGACCGTGATGAAGGTCGAGGAGGAGAACCTCCCGAACGGCGGCGATTCGGAGACGTTCAACACGTCCGCGGGGAGGATACGCATCAAGGGCATCGGGTCGGACGGTACCCAGCCGATGCAGCTCGCCTTCGATTCGTCGTTCCCGGTCACCGGCGTGCTCGTCAAGGGCGGCCAGGATTCGCTGAGCTGGACCCCGGATGGACAGACGTTCTCGTCCGGAACCAGCGGCTACCACTACGACTTCGCGGACGAGACGACCACCGACGCGTGGGACTCGACCGACGTCGCCCTGCACGCGCCGACCGGCAAGAACGGGAACCGCAGGGCCATCTCGAACGTCCAGTTCTGTATCCTGCCGGACGACAGCGGCTCCGGGAACGGCGACCCGGAGCGTGACTGCTTCGTGGCTTCGACGACCGCGTCCATCGGGTTCGCGTGGTGGCTCCCCGTCGACCACGCCAACGAGATCCAGTCCGACACCGTCGGGTTCGACCTCGGGTTCTACACCGAGCAGTGCCGCCACAACGACGGGGCCGGGCAGCAACCGGAGGGTGGGAGCAGTCCCTGA
- a CDS encoding CalY family protein encodes MLGALGTAGVASATAGLGTSAFFSDQETFEANRLVAGELDLMVDWQEHYSDWSEAEARAAPSARMVDGPGELEEGEYALPTYLDPMLAIDETDVEAFMDATATEAQPDEDGDGEQDLVLTRNQLRWQHSTWSDERIEREFRAQFANVPDDLTRPLIDLGDVKPGDFGEVTLSVHLFDNPGYLWLTGTLVAGFENGHSEPESDDKDERGDDPGEAEVVELLDEVQAAVWQDDGDNIYEDGETVTSPHDVDSPSTIDLTADQALLAKGSLREVLSVLSSGNGIPVDADPRTNDRTCFANSTTRYFGFAWWLPVDHANEIQTDSVTFDLGFYTEQCRHNDGRGLPPREHVTLRGDYAQAAGFEPVTDRAAAGDGSWGSLDDADRAFLYLGPDFASFNTLPSFTVDDIEEISYRTWSDTVTNPSNPNFYASIYTRAASDPNPDAWYGKRLTLDPAYATETANPDVDAPAGQWNRWTTRATSQNTLGVYDANRYGVGFGYTDGTIPTLSDLQSAAAFDWEDWRSAAASTAIDYGAQEVKTISVAVGNPWWPDFTGHLDAITVQLTSGEELQVDLEP; translated from the coding sequence ATGCTGGGCGCACTCGGGACCGCAGGGGTCGCCTCTGCGACCGCCGGTCTCGGGACGAGTGCGTTCTTCAGCGACCAGGAGACCTTCGAGGCGAACCGGCTCGTCGCCGGCGAGTTGGACCTCATGGTCGACTGGCAAGAACACTACAGCGACTGGAGCGAGGCCGAAGCGCGCGCCGCGCCCAGTGCGCGGATGGTCGACGGCCCAGGGGAGCTCGAAGAGGGCGAGTACGCCCTCCCGACCTATCTCGACCCGATGCTCGCCATTGACGAGACCGACGTCGAGGCGTTCATGGACGCGACGGCCACAGAGGCCCAGCCGGACGAGGACGGTGACGGCGAACAGGACCTCGTTCTGACCCGGAACCAGCTCCGGTGGCAACACAGCACGTGGAGCGACGAGCGGATAGAGCGGGAGTTTCGCGCCCAGTTCGCGAACGTCCCCGACGACCTGACGCGGCCGCTCATCGACCTCGGCGACGTGAAACCCGGTGACTTCGGTGAGGTGACGCTGAGCGTCCACCTGTTCGACAACCCGGGCTACCTCTGGCTGACGGGCACACTCGTCGCGGGGTTCGAGAACGGGCACAGCGAGCCGGAGTCGGACGACAAGGACGAGCGGGGCGACGACCCCGGCGAGGCCGAAGTCGTCGAGCTGCTCGACGAGGTCCAGGCGGCCGTCTGGCAGGACGACGGCGACAACATCTACGAGGACGGCGAGACGGTCACCTCGCCACACGACGTGGACTCCCCGAGTACCATCGACCTGACCGCCGACCAGGCGCTCCTCGCCAAGGGGAGCCTCCGCGAGGTACTCTCGGTGCTCTCGAGCGGGAACGGGATTCCGGTCGACGCCGACCCACGGACGAACGACCGGACCTGCTTCGCCAACTCGACGACCCGGTACTTCGGGTTCGCGTGGTGGCTCCCCGTCGACCACGCCAACGAGATACAGACCGACTCGGTGACGTTCGACCTCGGGTTCTACACCGAGCAGTGCCGCCACAACGACGGCCGCGGGCTGCCGCCCCGCGAGCACGTCACACTCCGGGGCGACTACGCGCAGGCCGCTGGCTTCGAACCGGTGACGGACCGGGCGGCGGCCGGCGACGGCTCCTGGGGCTCGCTCGACGACGCGGACAGGGCCTTCCTCTACCTCGGCCCGGACTTCGCGTCGTTCAACACCCTGCCGTCGTTCACCGTCGACGATATCGAGGAGATTTCCTATCGCACCTGGTCGGACACGGTCACGAATCCCTCGAACCCGAACTTCTACGCCAGCATCTACACGCGGGCGGCCAGCGACCCGAACCCGGACGCCTGGTACGGCAAGCGCCTGACGCTCGACCCGGCCTACGCGACCGAGACGGCGAACCCGGACGTGGACGCACCCGCGGGTCAGTGGAATCGCTGGACGACGCGAGCAACGTCGCAGAACACGCTCGGCGTGTACGACGCGAACCGGTACGGGGTGGGATTCGGCTACACCGACGGCACGATACCGACGCTGTCGGACCTCCAGTCGGCGGCCGCGTTCGACTGGGAGGACTGGCGGAGTGCGGCTGCTTCGACGGCCATCGACTACGGCGCACAGGAGGTCAAGACGATATCGGTCGCCGTCGGGAACCCCTGGTGGCCGGATTTCACCGGCCACCTGGACGCGATCACGGTACAGCTGACCAGCGGCGAGGAGCTGCAGGTCGACCTCGAGCCCTGA
- a CDS encoding 2Fe-2S iron-sulfur cluster-binding protein: MVAAVGERLRDVLLRHDLSPHSKLARRANCGGRGLCATCGVRLLDDQPAEHWHDELAARFGYPRLSCQLSVTEDMRIRLDREKLVWGKREG; the protein is encoded by the coding sequence CTGGTCGCCGCTGTCGGCGAACGGCTCCGCGACGTCCTCTTGCGTCACGACCTGTCGCCGCATTCGAAACTCGCGCGACGGGCGAACTGCGGCGGTCGCGGCCTCTGTGCGACCTGTGGCGTCCGGCTGCTCGACGACCAGCCGGCCGAGCACTGGCACGACGAGCTTGCGGCCCGCTTTGGCTACCCACGACTCTCCTGCCAGCTCAGCGTGACCGAAGACATGCGGATTCGACTGGACCGCGAGAAGCTCGTGTGGGGCAAGCGCGAGGGCTGA
- a CDS encoding signal peptidase I → MNWSLLRRVAKILAFVLVLALLVPFVVYSVPQTVGADHGFVVLSGSMEPTMSPGDVVIVNEVNPDRLEKGDIITFGKNGTPTTHRIIEVQESGDGLEFRTKGDSNEDPDAGTVAAGDVVGRVQHVVPYMGHVVNFANTRTGFGVLVMGPIALLLVTEVWSFAASARTGADGPAQTTDVDSTRRDDGATPAGEPGPTAGESAADGATTASEAVEESSSTIVVTRNDIRLSLVLFLVYTPYSALIAYRSLEPLSVTVAVASVAGLLFTGTIYALGGADDGGTTRVSPELTPEQSAAAAEPVVEEPTDTAVASDASTDAGGSTGPSPIVEVTGDDATFDFEDPLEPAASAHDTPEPEEWTIWQRLRPSSTARESTSTAQESISTEQAATSTGQDPTPPEQWTVTERLDRRTVLALALVTVFGLSLFGGYQTYAVLSDTERVSVDVSVEESENVSVSAAETNTSTATATSTATATSTTTTTSTATATSTTTTTTTATSTATATTSGETTNTTTSAENNRRGYR, encoded by the coding sequence GTGAACTGGTCACTGCTGCGGCGCGTGGCGAAGATACTCGCGTTCGTGCTCGTCCTCGCGTTGCTCGTCCCGTTCGTCGTCTACAGCGTGCCACAGACCGTCGGGGCGGACCACGGCTTCGTGGTCCTCTCCGGCAGCATGGAGCCGACGATGAGCCCGGGCGACGTGGTCATCGTGAACGAGGTCAACCCGGACCGGCTGGAGAAGGGGGACATCATCACGTTCGGGAAGAACGGGACGCCGACCACCCACCGCATCATCGAGGTGCAAGAATCGGGCGACGGGCTGGAATTCCGGACGAAGGGTGACTCCAACGAAGACCCTGACGCGGGGACGGTCGCAGCCGGCGATGTCGTCGGCAGGGTCCAGCACGTCGTGCCCTACATGGGACACGTCGTGAACTTCGCGAACACCAGGACCGGCTTCGGTGTGCTGGTCATGGGCCCCATCGCGTTGCTCCTCGTGACCGAGGTGTGGTCGTTCGCAGCGTCGGCCAGGACGGGCGCTGACGGACCAGCACAGACCACGGACGTGGACTCGACGCGGCGTGACGATGGTGCGACACCGGCTGGTGAACCCGGCCCCACAGCTGGCGAATCGGCTGCCGACGGTGCCACCACGGCCAGCGAGGCGGTGGAAGAGAGTTCGAGCACTATCGTCGTGACGCGGAACGACATCAGGTTGAGCCTGGTGCTCTTTCTCGTCTACACTCCCTACAGCGCCTTGATCGCCTACCGGAGCCTCGAACCACTGTCGGTAACCGTCGCCGTCGCCTCGGTCGCGGGTCTCCTGTTCACCGGGACCATCTACGCGTTAGGCGGGGCAGACGATGGAGGGACGACGCGAGTTTCCCCGGAGCTGACTCCCGAGCAGTCGGCGGCTGCTGCGGAGCCGGTTGTCGAGGAACCGACCGACACTGCAGTCGCCTCCGATGCTTCGACCGACGCTGGCGGCTCCACCGGCCCGTCACCGATCGTCGAGGTGACGGGCGACGACGCGACCTTCGACTTCGAGGACCCCCTCGAACCGGCAGCGTCGGCCCATGACACTCCGGAACCGGAGGAGTGGACGATATGGCAGCGTCTCAGGCCCTCATCGACAGCACGGGAATCCACCTCGACTGCGCAGGAATCCATCTCGACCGAGCAAGCAGCCACTTCGACCGGGCAGGACCCTACCCCGCCTGAGCAGTGGACCGTGACGGAGCGTCTGGACCGCCGGACGGTGCTGGCGCTCGCGCTCGTCACCGTCTTCGGGCTCAGCCTGTTCGGCGGATACCAGACGTACGCCGTCCTCTCCGATACGGAACGCGTCTCGGTCGACGTCTCCGTCGAGGAGTCGGAGAACGTCTCGGTGAGTGCTGCGGAGACGAACACGAGTACTGCAACCGCGACGAGTACTGCAACCGCGACGAGTACTACAACCACGACGAGTACTGCAACCGCGACGAGTACCACAACCACGACAACGACGGCCACCTCGACAGCGACAGCCACGACCAGTGGCGAGACGACCAACACGACGACGAGCGCGGAGAACAACAGGCGAGGCTACCGGTGA
- a CDS encoding redoxin domain-containing protein, translating into MSDASGLAVGDTAPEFVAPLVRPGGGTEQTRLSSLLDDAPVLLCFYTNDFTPDCTGEWCEFRDYEWFDDAEGNVQIIGASKSRPLTHKTFMSTFGLDFPLISDPELDLAEAFDVKYRTFKLFPRSKRSCFLIDRDRNVRYKWVGDHPLDPTMDTPPVDEVYRAVRDELEDAELKPRPETEDELTGDDWSF; encoded by the coding sequence ATGAGTGATGCTTCGGGGCTCGCAGTCGGTGATACCGCCCCCGAATTCGTGGCCCCGCTGGTCCGTCCCGGCGGTGGCACCGAACAGACCCGACTCTCGTCCCTCCTCGACGACGCACCCGTCCTGCTGTGTTTCTACACGAACGATTTCACGCCGGACTGTACGGGCGAGTGGTGCGAGTTCCGCGATTACGAGTGGTTCGACGACGCCGAAGGGAACGTCCAGATAATCGGCGCGAGCAAGTCCCGCCCGCTCACGCACAAGACGTTCATGTCCACGTTCGGCCTCGATTTCCCCCTCATCTCCGACCCCGAACTCGACCTGGCCGAGGCCTTCGACGTGAAGTACCGGACGTTCAAGCTGTTCCCGCGGTCGAAACGCTCGTGTTTCCTCATCGACCGCGACCGGAACGTCCGCTACAAGTGGGTCGGCGACCACCCGCTGGACCCGACGATGGACACGCCGCCGGTCGACGAGGTGTACCGAGCCGTACGAGACGAACTCGAAGACGCCGAGTTGAAGCCGCGCCCGGAGACCGAGGACGAACTGACCGGGGACGACTGGTCGTTCTGA
- a CDS encoding response regulator transcription factor gives MPSDDSERPSILIVDDEEKLANMYTLWLRADYDVETVYDGEPVIPKLDDVDVVLLDRRMPGYSGEEVLERIRDRDTDTSIILITAVDPDFDILELPFDDYLCKPVQHTDLVSAIEQQLTARAHSDDLQEYIQFATKQRLLEFEHSPHVLESNTEYVELRRRVDELEDQLRQDLDAFDEVLETYKNINRKPGRTHR, from the coding sequence ATGCCATCGGACGACAGCGAGCGCCCGTCCATCCTCATCGTCGACGACGAGGAGAAGCTCGCGAACATGTACACCCTGTGGCTTCGCGCGGACTACGACGTAGAGACGGTGTACGACGGCGAACCGGTCATCCCGAAGCTGGACGACGTGGACGTGGTGTTGCTCGACCGCCGGATGCCCGGGTACTCTGGCGAGGAGGTACTGGAACGGATCCGCGACCGCGACACCGACACGAGCATCATCCTCATCACCGCGGTCGACCCGGACTTCGACATCCTCGAACTCCCGTTCGACGACTACCTGTGTAAACCGGTCCAGCACACGGACCTCGTCTCTGCGATCGAACAGCAACTCACCGCGAGGGCACACAGCGACGACCTCCAGGAGTACATCCAGTTCGCGACCAAGCAGCGGTTGCTGGAGTTCGAACACAGCCCTCACGTCCTGGAGTCGAACACCGAGTACGTCGAGCTTCGGCGACGGGTCGACGAACTCGAAGACCAGCTTCGCCAGGACCTCGACGCGTTCGACGAGGTGCTCGAGACGTACAAGAACATCAACCGGAAACCGGGGCGGACTCACCGCTGA
- a CDS encoding ADP-ribosylglycohydrolase family protein — protein MEDLTADRAMGALLGLACGDALGRPVEFRSPTSIESQHGRLDELVGHGTHNQPAGTVTDDTDMMLCIARSLAETGDFDGADIAERFLGWYESGPFDIGIMTAQSIRAFRDGTAWDEAGRQVWEASAEGSNAGNGSVMRCVPHALAFGDDPARLVAVSRESSAITHADPRCTWGCALLNLVVAALVRDGAEPEAALDAALDRVRADAPAELVEAAEAVPTLDAGDLQNTGYVVTTVQAGLYHGLRADTAEDAIVDAVAMGGDADTIGAVAGAVAGARFGASALPDDWVETVAVAAECRDLAEALLALSGDE, from the coding sequence ATGGAAGACCTCACAGCCGACCGCGCGATGGGAGCACTCCTCGGTCTCGCCTGCGGTGATGCACTCGGCCGCCCGGTGGAGTTCAGGTCCCCGACCAGCATCGAGTCACAGCACGGCCGCCTCGACGAACTGGTCGGCCACGGGACGCACAACCAGCCCGCGGGGACCGTGACCGACGACACCGACATGATGCTCTGCATCGCCCGGAGTCTCGCCGAAACGGGCGACTTCGACGGTGCCGACATCGCCGAGCGCTTCCTGGGTTGGTACGAGTCCGGCCCGTTCGACATCGGCATCATGACGGCCCAGTCCATCCGGGCGTTCCGAGACGGGACGGCCTGGGACGAGGCGGGCAGACAGGTGTGGGAAGCCAGCGCGGAAGGGTCGAACGCCGGGAACGGGAGCGTGATGCGGTGTGTGCCCCACGCCCTCGCCTTCGGTGACGACCCGGCCAGGTTGGTCGCGGTGAGCCGCGAGTCGTCGGCCATCACCCACGCGGACCCGCGGTGCACGTGGGGCTGTGCGCTGTTGAACCTCGTGGTGGCCGCACTGGTCCGGGACGGTGCCGAGCCCGAGGCCGCGCTCGATGCGGCCCTCGACCGGGTTCGTGCCGACGCCCCGGCTGAACTCGTCGAGGCCGCGGAAGCCGTCCCGACACTGGACGCTGGTGACCTGCAGAACACGGGCTACGTCGTCACGACCGTCCAGGCGGGGCTCTATCACGGCCTACGGGCCGATACCGCCGAGGATGCCATCGTCGATGCCGTGGCGATGGGTGGAGATGCAGACACCATCGGTGCCGTCGCGGGCGCGGTCGCCGGGGCACGGTTCGGCGCGAGTGCACTCCCCGATGACTGGGTCGAGACGGTCGCGGTGGCGGCGGAGTGTCGGGACCTCGCCGAAGCGTTGCTCGCGCTCTCTGGCGACGAGTGA
- a CDS encoding twin-arginine translocase TatA/TatE family subunit: MTIPLFIGGIGGPELIVVFLLVILLFGADKLPKLARASGEAMGEFQKGREEIEQELEESRNKAMGTDKEVESEVETDDLETETETDSDASPA; encoded by the coding sequence ATGACAATACCGCTGTTCATCGGGGGGATCGGTGGCCCCGAACTCATCGTCGTATTCCTGCTCGTGATTCTCCTCTTCGGGGCGGACAAACTCCCGAAGCTGGCGCGTGCGAGCGGTGAAGCGATGGGTGAGTTCCAGAAGGGTCGAGAGGAGATCGAGCAAGAGCTCGAGGAGAGTAGAAACAAGGCTATGGGAACGGACAAGGAGGTCGAGTCGGAGGTCGAAACCGACGACCTCGAGACCGAGACGGAGACCGACTCCGACGCGTCCCCGGCCTGA
- a CDS encoding VWA domain-containing protein → MSGENFEISRRKALAAIGTTGIAAAGAGLGTSAYFSDTEEFTGNRLTAGELDLQVDWEEHYVDMRGSEAEISGVRELGKNDSVQDGEYGFPDPQNPLLAISESKKTEFQNATSIECFPDSVNNNGIQQNFSDENVCGANSVLGSVDAKESVLDPQNDFGPNDEMHRTMNEDTVVTDDSGNVTDTRALINLSDVKPGDCGELTLSFHLCDNPGYVWLQGGVATDKNGDPLIGEGAITEPEYNDPDEDQKEGGALKSSDSDGKKTVELLDEIQTLMWYDEDGDNVYEPSGKGGKVDVMVVLDRSGSMDSDTNDDSSSKKWQNTLSGAKNLVNALGGGAEAGLVSFADSASVDQGLTSTMSDVTSSISGLSTGGGTNMEAAIDTAQSELANGRSDASSIMVILSDGEPTVGDSDTTDGTDPTDNATAARDAGTEIFTIAYGGSADTTLMESLASDTNNAYTASTNEVEKVFSNISQAVAGEKCFYRGSLRNALNLLNGYTADGATEVAGGMGIPLDGDRRDGSFTEVENMNSSDTTKPNGGESSDRQPFVDATTNAIGFAWWLPVDHANEIQGDWVEFDIGFYTEQARHNDGSGQA, encoded by the coding sequence ATGTCAGGTGAGAACTTCGAGATTTCACGGCGAAAGGCGCTAGCGGCTATCGGGACGACAGGTATCGCGGCCGCGGGGGCGGGACTCGGCACGTCCGCGTACTTCAGCGACACGGAGGAGTTCACGGGCAACCGGCTGACTGCTGGGGAGCTGGACCTGCAGGTCGACTGGGAGGAGCACTACGTCGACATGCGGGGGTCGGAGGCCGAGATCAGCGGCGTTCGAGAACTCGGCAAGAACGACTCCGTCCAGGACGGCGAGTACGGCTTCCCGGACCCCCAGAACCCGCTGCTCGCGATTTCGGAGTCGAAGAAGACCGAGTTCCAGAACGCGACCTCCATCGAGTGTTTCCCGGACAGCGTCAACAACAACGGGATACAGCAGAATTTCAGCGACGAGAACGTGTGTGGGGCGAACAGCGTCCTCGGTTCGGTCGACGCGAAGGAATCGGTGCTCGACCCGCAAAACGACTTCGGGCCCAACGACGAGATGCACCGGACGATGAACGAGGATACCGTCGTTACCGACGATTCCGGGAACGTCACGGACACGCGGGCGCTCATCAACCTGTCCGACGTGAAGCCGGGTGACTGTGGCGAGCTAACGCTGAGCTTCCACCTCTGTGACAACCCCGGGTACGTCTGGCTTCAGGGTGGTGTGGCAACGGACAAAAACGGCGACCCGCTCATCGGCGAGGGGGCGATCACCGAGCCCGAGTACAACGACCCGGACGAGGACCAGAAGGAGGGCGGCGCGCTGAAGTCGTCGGATTCTGACGGGAAGAAGACCGTCGAACTCCTCGACGAGATCCAGACCCTCATGTGGTACGACGAGGACGGCGACAACGTCTACGAACCGTCAGGGAAGGGTGGCAAGGTCGACGTGATGGTCGTCCTCGACCGGTCGGGGTCGATGGACAGCGACACGAACGACGATTCTTCCTCCAAGAAGTGGCAGAACACGCTCTCCGGTGCGAAGAACCTCGTGAACGCCCTCGGGGGCGGCGCAGAGGCAGGACTGGTTTCGTTCGCCGACTCTGCCAGCGTCGATCAAGGACTCACTTCGACGATGAGCGATGTCACCTCGTCAATCAGTGGCTTGAGTACCGGAGGGGGAACCAACATGGAGGCGGCCATCGACACGGCGCAGTCCGAACTCGCGAACGGCCGGTCCGATGCGAGCTCCATCATGGTCATCCTCTCTGACGGTGAGCCGACCGTCGGGGATTCAGACACGACCGATGGGACCGATCCCACGGACAACGCCACGGCCGCTCGCGACGCCGGCACGGAGATCTTCACTATCGCGTACGGTGGCAGTGCCGATACCACGCTCATGGAGTCGCTCGCCAGTGATACCAATAACGCGTACACCGCCAGCACGAACGAGGTCGAGAAGGTCTTCTCGAACATCAGTCAGGCGGTCGCGGGCGAGAAGTGCTTCTACCGCGGCAGTCTCCGGAACGCGCTGAACCTGCTGAACGGCTACACCGCCGACGGCGCCACCGAGGTCGCGGGCGGGATGGGCATCCCGCTCGACGGTGACCGCCGGGACGGCAGTTTCACCGAGGTCGAGAACATGAACTCCTCGGACACCACGAAGCCCAACGGCGGCGAGAGTTCGGACCGCCAGCCGTTCGTCGACGCCACGACGAACGCCATCGGCTTCGCGTGGTGGCTCCCGGTCGACCACGCCAACGAGATCCAGGGCGACTGGGTGGAGTTCGACATCGGCTTCTACACCGAACAGGCCCGCCACAACGACGGCTCCGGGCAGGCCTGA